The DNA window AACAGAAAAGAAAAGAGGGACGTCGCTATAGCAACGGGCAAACAATATAGAATagagttgtaagaaatataaaggacgaataataaaaaatatgtataacattgtAGTTATTATTACCTTCCGCTTCACTTTATATCATAGaaagtacaattatttattaatatacaattgtattgGTAATTTATGACTATTTGGGTATGACTATGACTCattaagtaaaacatttttgagttatcacattttgaacattttttttcacaattattcaaaaatagaacttcaaacatttatttaaaaaaggtatcaatttatatctaatcttttttttctgatttatataaatgattaaacactggttatttatcaatattacaaCAGAAATtatatccaaatttaaaatggGAGATGgaaaacaagattatattaatagttattaaaaatgccttctatatgaaaaaaaaattactaatatagCTACATAAATCTATTGAACAAATAGGAACTTTTttcgaaattgaaaaaaaatgccTAAATTCTTTGTggccattttttttctttattgatgAAAATTCTTACTACCAATAACACTGTATAAATAATCTCACAACACATTTATTTACCTATCTACCTATACCTATACAAagatacaatgattatcacattgtcattattataaaaagttaatctGATTTCAATtacaatgatatttaaaaaaaaacataaatcatacagataatatataagaaacaatatatatattttttaatcatttgaatttagaatagaATCATCTTGTAACTTTTGCAACTCATTAAAAGCATTCAAACAGGGTTTTTTAAACGTAGATCTGTGCAAATCAATGATTTTTTGTATAACTGTATAATTTGTACTATATTTCTTTTTAGCTTGTAGGTACGTTAACAGCAGTCTACCGTAGTTCTTATCGTTGACACATAGCTGAGAAATATTCgctaattttgttaatatgaaCTGTTGTATGAAGTCAGTTTTCTCGCAATTCTTGTACAATACATGTATTGAATATATGTGATGTACGAAAACCTCATTggacaaattaaatgatattatattcttCATCAATTCCAACTGACATTTCGAATCTATTGTTGATATATACTGTTGTATAATTTGACCGGGTAGATCTATATCTTTGattattaattctaataaatacttaaacatatcactgttatatttttcagcttttattaatatatccaAGGATGTCCTCGTGTATTCTCTTTTCAAATATACCGGTAAGAACAACGTATAGAATTTCTGAAGAAacgtcaaatttataatatttgtttcgaATATATGGTTACACAACTTTTCAACGGATGTTAGGGGCAAATTTTCGGCCAGTAACGCATATAGGGCTGAATGTTTTAAGCAATTTTCCACTAAGTAATCGAATTGAGAAATGGGGTCAATATCACTCATTTCCTGCCAAATGTCCTCAGATATTTCGACTTTTTCTTGaattaatgtttctttatcGACTGAATTCGTATGTTCAGACAGTGGTATTGTAATATTGTCGTTTTCTTTTACAGTATTCTTCATATCTAACTGGTTGAAAGTTCCAAATCTTTTAatccatttattatttaaatctggtTTCGAAGCTTCGATACAACGTTTAAGAAGTGGCAGCGATGCCTCGGAGAACTGCCACAGTGacatagtttattatattaaataattaattcagtaattaatgttattatatacccATATTAAGATAAAGTTGCTTATAAACTTgtcaaacaaaatttaaatttcaaaatatatacatatgacatTTGCAATATTGCcatatctataaatatgttacaacaatcaataaaaaaattctatgtTATTAAGAACTAATAGCAAACATTTTCCTAAACAAATTGTATTATGAAAGCCCGCcctattacttaaaaatatcgtcacggtagcatgcgtaagcgatcccgtggcgtccgccgaaagacggagagggtaccgctggttttttagtgggtaaacccggtgtgcttgggcgcactcggcgtccagggctccggggagtcccacacaccttcccactttccatcacgtggggaagcgcgtaaagcgtttttccagcgaaaaaaaaaattacttaaaaatatcacaTATGTCTGTATATACTACGCCAGACTTGGTCATTTTTTgcaatatattcttatttagaaatacaaataagaaatagggatttaataacatttaaatataatattaacgatacgtataaataaacggcaaacgtagtgtaggacgtcctcaggcacggtggagtgacgatatacgcaaggcggcaggcaggagctggatgcgagtaaccGGGgaaagatcacagtggcgtgcactgggagaggcctttgtccagcagtggacaaaaatgggctgatgatgatgatgatgatgatgatgatgtataaataaaaattattaaaaattcctcGTCTAGGATGTACAATCTTTAACCTTTGCATGTCTTAAAGAAAACATATTGTTGTCAGTCAGACAGCTGTCATGATTTTGTTAAGTTGTCCTTGTCCATCAGATTTATCAAATCCAATTCAGTTATTAAATTTGAACGGACGAGAGCAGttgtataaattgaattatttatattaaaaatatgaagttCAATTATTAGTTATACTCAAGATGTTATTACTAAAAAGGTAAGCTTTTCAatacactattaattaataagtgtTTGTATTTAtcgaaacaaattattaaaagtatccTTATATACACctatgtagaaaaaaaaattaaattatttaattgtaggtAAAAACAATCGTTCTGAACTATGTTATATATGCAATAAACAATAGAGATAAggatacttaaataattaaagcagaaatgtagattatttaaataaatatctaaattattattgaaatatttatataccggTATGCAAGGGATCCTATTGCTTATCCTGGTCACGTTACAAATACAACCTGGCTTGGCCTGGCCTACAACTTAATTGTGTGTaatgaatttattcattttaaacttttactGCGTTTGCACGTTTTGTGCTTTT is part of the Vanessa cardui chromosome 30, ilVanCard2.1, whole genome shotgun sequence genome and encodes:
- the LOC124542206 gene encoding uncharacterized protein LOC124542206; its protein translation is MSLWQFSEASLPLLKRCIEASKPDLNNKWIKRFGTFNQLDMKNTVKENDNITIPLSEHTNSVDKETLIQEKVEISEDIWQEMSDIDPISQFDYLVENCLKHSALYALLAENLPLTSVEKLCNHIFETNIINLTFLQKFYTLFLPVYLKREYTRTSLDILIKAEKYNSDMFKYLLELIIKDIDLPGQIIQQYISTIDSKCQLELMKNIISFNLSNEVFVHHIYSIHVLYKNCEKTDFIQQFILTKLANISQLCVNDKNYGRLLLTYLQAKKKYSTNYTVIQKIIDLHRSTFKKPCLNAFNELQKLQDDSILNSND